From Parasphaerochaeta coccoides DSM 17374, a single genomic window includes:
- a CDS encoding PhoH family protein: MGRSVVFEAQEQMRRVLGANDRNLPYLEALLGTDLTSRGNALEAAGNDERGDDRFVKLLQRLKFLADRQPVIAEPEIFMEYQILVSGDGDSLVGEIPAKGASEADISRSIVIAGHQVFPKSLRQKEYIRAMQRSQVVFGIGPAGTGKTFLAVAHALELVLTGVRSKLIISRPVVEAGESLGFLPGDLSQKLDPYLKPLHDAMERLVPRATLTRMYENNVIEVAPLAYMRGRSLHNVSVILDEAQNTTQEQMKMFLTRLGDDANAVITGDITQTDLPRGKESGLVHASRILKDIEGIEFIYFSSPDIVRSRIVQRIVSAYDHDSGSAVTNGRGDVDRRFIQ, encoded by the coding sequence ATGGGTCGTAGTGTAGTGTTCGAGGCTCAGGAGCAGATGCGCAGGGTATTGGGCGCTAATGACAGGAACCTGCCATATCTTGAAGCTCTGCTTGGAACTGACCTCACATCCCGTGGGAATGCTTTGGAAGCGGCAGGTAATGATGAGCGCGGTGATGACAGGTTTGTCAAGTTGCTCCAGCGCCTCAAATTCCTGGCGGACAGGCAACCGGTCATTGCCGAACCAGAAATCTTCATGGAATATCAGATACTTGTCTCAGGAGATGGAGATTCCCTTGTCGGAGAAATCCCGGCAAAGGGTGCCAGTGAAGCAGACATTAGTCGTAGCATTGTCATTGCTGGTCATCAAGTGTTCCCGAAAAGCCTGCGGCAGAAGGAATATATCAGGGCGATGCAGCGCAGCCAGGTAGTCTTTGGTATTGGACCAGCTGGTACGGGCAAGACTTTCCTTGCCGTTGCCCATGCTTTGGAACTGGTTCTCACTGGTGTCCGGTCGAAACTGATCATTTCCCGGCCTGTCGTTGAGGCGGGGGAGAGCTTGGGTTTCCTTCCCGGAGATCTTTCCCAGAAGCTTGATCCCTATCTTAAGCCTCTGCATGATGCAATGGAACGCTTGGTTCCCCGTGCTACTCTTACCCGCATGTACGAGAACAACGTCATTGAAGTAGCCCCCTTGGCATACATGAGAGGCCGGTCGCTCCATAATGTCAGCGTGATACTCGATGAAGCCCAGAATACCACGCAGGAACAGATGAAGATGTTCCTGACCCGTCTTGGCGATGATGCCAACGCAGTCATTACAGGGGACATCACCCAGACTGACCTTCCACGTGGGAAAGAAAGTGGACTGGTACACGCATCCAGAATCTTGAAAGACATTGAAGGCATAGAGTTTATCTATTTTTCCTCTCCCGACATTGTGCGCAGCCGGATAGTCCAGCGGATTGTTTCCGCATACGATCATGATTCCGGTTCTGCTGTAACGAACGGAAGGGGTGACGTGGATCGGAGATTCATACAATGA
- a CDS encoding HD family phosphohydrolase: protein MIKHVAIGGKRPAFAKPQKIAVIFLVILVVCAAVIGPLLVRTLSSGFILGDLQNYVAGQLGTRDVIAPQSVRYEDRDATRRAVTAAEAAVPPYFVRSLRSTLVARGQVDGFTAGVLSENADASARAFMLANGIIDTQGIVDRFMRLSQADRTIMASILKETASFLLETGLYDGNELSRLENQGITVVALREGNSSVTSFPVGELITMEDIQSVTTPFLEQYGDLPAFDRWLLLDSLSLLLVPNVHYDEVTTIGFRQLAADSVSPVMAEIAEGEYIIRRNEVVTGEMLDKLDVMRGEKPTYSFAAISGMVLFSVIVTSGGVIMFDRFPNRYRRFQFLLILLIGIFLTLIAMVGVMKASFIFRAITMIPFLPILFLPIFISLVTNDKRLGLIAAAMLCAYAVLFMEGGRATTYVELILMTCSCVYAIQFASRRLDMLYQVFLVALIGAFIVTLFSLIDGYRLTAVPLLVIGIVGNVVISYLLAIILLPIMEKLFNIPTAFMLHELSYTDSPTLIRLSQVAQGTYNHSRVVADLAYDAARAIGANALLVRAAALYHDIGKADHPEYFIENQTGENKHDDLKPSLFAAIIKSHVRLGVEKGREIGLPQEVLQIISEHHGNDVIYYFYKEAQQDGIRENRLVAEEDFCYSGNPPGNQESAIVMLSDCVEAATRSIKRPTTPKYEKMIHQIIMGKIERDQLNDSHLSLSDLDIISSSLLHTLIGRDHRRIEYPEDIPAGQQQLFSLQHDGAAAGQNPSKGTEK from the coding sequence ATGATCAAGCATGTTGCCATAGGAGGAAAACGTCCGGCGTTCGCAAAACCACAGAAAATAGCTGTCATTTTTCTTGTCATCCTGGTTGTCTGTGCTGCGGTCATAGGGCCTCTCTTGGTTCGTACCCTTTCATCGGGATTTATTCTTGGAGATCTTCAGAACTATGTTGCGGGACAACTGGGGACTCGTGATGTAATTGCGCCTCAATCCGTCCGTTATGAAGACAGGGATGCTACCCGCCGGGCAGTGACAGCTGCGGAAGCGGCCGTGCCGCCTTATTTCGTCCGTTCCCTGCGTTCCACTTTGGTTGCAAGAGGACAGGTCGATGGATTCACCGCTGGCGTACTTTCTGAAAATGCTGATGCATCCGCTCGTGCTTTCATGCTCGCGAACGGCATCATCGACACTCAGGGAATTGTTGACAGGTTCATGAGGCTCTCCCAAGCGGACAGGACAATCATGGCGTCAATCCTGAAGGAAACAGCCTCATTCCTCCTTGAGACGGGATTGTACGATGGGAACGAGCTTTCCCGTCTTGAGAACCAAGGAATCACAGTGGTGGCGTTGAGGGAAGGAAATAGTTCTGTCACGTCTTTTCCTGTCGGAGAGCTTATCACCATGGAGGACATCCAGAGCGTGACCACTCCGTTTCTTGAGCAGTACGGAGATCTGCCGGCTTTCGACAGGTGGTTGCTTCTTGATTCCCTGTCCCTGCTGCTTGTTCCTAATGTCCATTATGACGAAGTCACCACAATCGGATTCCGTCAACTGGCGGCGGATTCCGTGTCCCCTGTCATGGCAGAGATTGCAGAAGGGGAATACATCATCCGCCGTAATGAAGTGGTGACAGGGGAAATGCTGGACAAGCTGGACGTCATGAGAGGCGAAAAACCTACCTATTCATTTGCCGCGATATCAGGCATGGTGCTTTTCTCTGTCATTGTGACGTCAGGCGGAGTCATAATGTTCGACCGTTTTCCGAACCGCTACCGACGGTTTCAATTCCTGTTGATCTTGCTCATCGGTATTTTTCTCACTTTGATTGCCATGGTTGGTGTCATGAAAGCTTCGTTTATTTTCCGAGCCATCACCATGATACCGTTCCTGCCCATTCTTTTCCTTCCTATCTTCATATCTCTTGTGACCAATGACAAACGACTTGGACTGATTGCAGCCGCCATGCTCTGTGCCTATGCTGTCCTGTTCATGGAAGGCGGGAGGGCGACCACATACGTCGAACTTATTTTGATGACATGTTCCTGTGTTTATGCCATACAGTTTGCCAGTCGAAGGCTGGACATGCTGTACCAGGTTTTCCTTGTCGCGTTGATCGGAGCTTTCATCGTGACTCTTTTTTCTTTGATTGATGGTTATAGGCTGACGGCGGTTCCCCTTTTGGTAATCGGGATTGTCGGGAATGTGGTGATTTCCTATCTTCTCGCCATAATTCTCCTTCCTATCATGGAGAAACTATTCAATATTCCCACGGCATTCATGTTACATGAGCTTTCTTATACTGATTCTCCCACGTTAATCAGGTTAAGTCAGGTTGCCCAAGGGACATACAACCACAGCCGGGTAGTCGCTGACCTTGCTTACGATGCTGCCAGGGCAATTGGCGCAAATGCACTGCTTGTCCGTGCGGCGGCTTTGTACCACGACATTGGCAAAGCAGACCATCCGGAGTATTTCATTGAGAATCAGACTGGGGAGAACAAGCATGATGACCTGAAACCAAGCCTTTTCGCTGCCATCATAAAGAGCCATGTGCGCCTGGGAGTGGAAAAAGGACGTGAAATTGGGCTTCCCCAGGAAGTCCTTCAGATTATCAGCGAACATCATGGCAATGATGTGATTTACTATTTCTATAAAGAAGCGCAGCAGGACGGTATCCGTGAGAACCGTCTGGTAGCGGAAGAAGACTTCTGCTATTCCGGCAATCCACCAGGCAACCAGGAGTCTGCGATTGTAATGCTCAGCGATTGCGTAGAAGCAGCGACACGCTCCATAAAGAGACCGACGACGCCGAAATATGAAAAGATGATTCATCAAATCATCATGGGCAAGATAGAAAGGGATCAACTGAACGACAGTCATCTTTCGCTCTCTGACTTGGATATTATTTCTTCTTCGCTGCTTCATACTTTAATTGGCCGTGACCACCGAAGGATTGAATATCCTGAGGACATACCGGCAGGCCAACAGCAGCTTTTTTCCCTTCAGCACGATGGCGCGGCAGCCGGACAGAATCCTTCGAAAGGAACTGAGAAATGA
- the ybeY gene encoding rRNA maturation RNase YbeY: MNTIDVMYGEGQEMFKESYPEDVILDRISGILSDLGLENVEMSCSFVSDEEIRRLNAEWRDRDESTDILSFVQEDGEAMPSADGNEWRMLGDLVISPESLKRNSEYFTVSLDEELHRLLVHGMLHLLGDDHATNDPQEPMLIRQEEMLRRLRG, encoded by the coding sequence ATGAATACGATTGATGTAATGTATGGAGAGGGGCAGGAGATGTTCAAGGAGAGCTATCCTGAAGATGTGATACTGGACAGGATTTCTGGCATCCTCTCTGATTTAGGCTTGGAAAACGTGGAAATGTCCTGTTCTTTTGTCTCCGATGAAGAAATCCGCCGTTTGAACGCTGAATGGAGGGACAGGGACGAGAGTACGGATATCCTGTCTTTTGTCCAGGAGGATGGGGAAGCCATGCCATCAGCGGACGGAAATGAGTGGAGGATGCTTGGAGACTTGGTCATCAGCCCTGAGTCCTTGAAAAGAAATTCCGAATACTTTACTGTTTCACTAGATGAGGAGTTGCACCGGTTGCTTGTCCATGGCATGTTGCACCTGCTGGGTGACGACCATGCCACGAATGATCCTCAGGAACCTATGTTGATTCGGCAGGAGGAAATGCTCCGCCGGTTAAGGGGGTAA
- a CDS encoding hemolysin family protein: protein MFGAIKALFGKEKSEENDGSDQSEEPSSREEQRDMIEGIAELAQKTVKEIMVPRVDVQFVAIDASLDDIYDLLAEQGYSRYPVYSTSPDNVVGVLYIKDVLKRDIAQDFNVGRMMRPPFFVPETKRLDVLLREFRRKRVHMAIAIDEYGGVSGVVCMEDILEVIVGNIQDEYDDEEEEVIALSPGIWSCDGRSSLEDVNDITGLEFPDNEAETIGGYVFELFGRVPLAGETASDGKADFVVENVSGNKIERVRIVVKYGD, encoded by the coding sequence TTGTTTGGCGCTATCAAAGCGTTGTTCGGCAAAGAAAAATCTGAAGAAAATGACGGTTCCGACCAATCAGAGGAGCCATCGTCGCGTGAAGAACAAAGGGATATGATAGAAGGCATCGCGGAGCTTGCCCAGAAGACCGTGAAGGAAATCATGGTTCCCCGCGTGGATGTGCAGTTCGTAGCCATCGATGCATCACTTGATGATATCTATGACCTGTTGGCGGAACAAGGATATTCACGCTACCCTGTGTATTCCACATCTCCGGACAATGTTGTCGGAGTGTTGTATATCAAGGATGTCCTGAAAAGGGATATCGCCCAGGATTTCAATGTAGGGCGGATGATGAGGCCGCCGTTCTTTGTTCCGGAAACAAAACGGCTTGACGTCCTGCTCAGGGAGTTCCGCCGGAAGCGTGTCCACATGGCTATTGCCATCGATGAATATGGCGGTGTTTCCGGAGTCGTCTGCATGGAGGACATTCTCGAAGTCATCGTGGGAAATATCCAGGACGAATATGATGACGAGGAAGAAGAAGTGATTGCTTTATCGCCAGGCATCTGGTCGTGTGACGGACGCAGCTCGCTTGAGGATGTGAACGATATTACTGGCTTGGAATTCCCGGACAATGAAGCCGAAACCATCGGGGGATATGTCTTTGAGCTTTTCGGAAGGGTTCCGCTTGCCGGAGAGACGGCTTCGGACGGGAAAGCTGATTTTGTAGTCGAGAATGTTTCCGGCAACAAGATCGAGCGGGTACGGATTGTTGTAAAATATGGAGATTAG
- the gap gene encoding type I glyceraldehyde-3-phosphate dehydrogenase, with the protein MKIAINGFGRIGRNVFKIAFQDKGIEVVAINDLTDPKTLATLLKYDSTYGVYDKAVSYEEGAIVVDGKKIPVYALRSPAELPWGKLGVDVVIESTGVFTVAESPKGGYKDHIKAGAKKVILTVPAKDEIDQTIVIGVNDETIDLSKHAYSNASCTTNCLAPLAKVLNDNFGIERGLMTTVHAYTNDQVILDQPHKDLRRARSAAQSIIPTSTGAAKAIGKVIPALDGKLHGGAMRVPVPTGSIVDLTVLLEKDASVEEINAAFKKAASSGSLKGILEYTEDPIVSHDIVMNFHSSIFDAGLTQKLGPKFVKVFSWYDNEFGYSNRVVDLARKIAK; encoded by the coding sequence ATGAAGATTGCTATTAACGGTTTTGGTAGAATTGGTCGCAACGTGTTCAAGATTGCGTTCCAAGACAAGGGTATTGAGGTTGTTGCGATTAATGACCTCACTGATCCCAAAACACTCGCGACACTGCTCAAGTATGACTCCACGTATGGTGTTTACGACAAGGCTGTGTCTTACGAGGAAGGAGCCATCGTCGTTGATGGCAAGAAAATTCCCGTGTATGCCCTGCGCTCTCCGGCAGAGCTTCCTTGGGGCAAACTTGGCGTTGATGTCGTCATCGAGTCCACCGGCGTGTTCACTGTTGCTGAAAGTCCAAAGGGTGGATACAAAGATCACATCAAGGCTGGTGCCAAGAAAGTCATTCTTACTGTTCCCGCGAAGGACGAGATTGACCAGACCATCGTCATCGGTGTCAATGACGAGACCATTGATCTGTCAAAGCATGCATATTCAAACGCATCCTGCACCACCAATTGTCTTGCGCCTCTCGCCAAGGTCCTCAACGACAACTTTGGCATTGAACGCGGCCTGATGACTACTGTCCATGCCTATACCAATGACCAGGTAATCCTTGACCAGCCTCATAAGGATCTCCGCAGGGCTCGTTCGGCTGCTCAGAGCATCATCCCGACCTCTACCGGCGCTGCCAAGGCTATCGGCAAAGTCATTCCGGCTCTGGACGGCAAGCTCCATGGTGGAGCCATGCGCGTACCCGTGCCAACTGGTTCCATCGTTGACCTGACTGTTCTCCTTGAGAAGGACGCGTCCGTTGAAGAAATCAACGCAGCGTTCAAGAAGGCCGCTTCTTCCGGTTCTCTCAAAGGTATCTTGGAGTATACTGAGGATCCGATCGTGTCCCATGACATCGTGATGAATTTTCATTCTTCGATTTTCGATGCCGGTCTCACCCAGAAGCTCGGTCCCAAGTTTGTGAAAGTGTTCTCTTGGTATGACAACGAATTCGGTTATTCCAACCGTGTCGTTGACCTTGCCCGCAAGATTGCGAAATAA
- a CDS encoding phosphoglycerate kinase, whose protein sequence is MKLNTIEDAKLEGKRVLIRVDFNVPLKDGVVTDDTRIVAALPTVKHILGKKGTSLVVMTHLGRPKGQKNMEFSLAPVARRFEELLGSPVKLASDVIGSQVKEDVASLKPGEVLLLENVRFYKEEEANDPAFAKELASFGDIYVNDAFGTAHRAHASTEGVAHFLPAYAGYLIEKEVRFMAPLLENPAHPFVAIIGGAKVSSKITVLESLLKTVDTIVIGGGMAYTFLKVQGREIGGSLFEPDYIGTAESFLKKAEDKGVKVILPVDYVCASEFSETAVPVYVDAPDVPADMMSLDIGPKTTQLIIDAISTAKSVVWNGPMGVFEFEAFAKGTLAVAQALAASSAVTVVGGGDSVAAINKFGLADKISHVSTGGGASLEFLEGKELPGIVALEAK, encoded by the coding sequence ATGAAACTGAATACGATTGAAGACGCGAAGCTGGAAGGTAAGCGTGTACTGATTCGAGTTGACTTCAACGTTCCTCTCAAGGACGGAGTAGTTACCGATGACACGCGCATCGTAGCGGCGCTTCCTACTGTCAAGCATATCCTGGGCAAGAAGGGTACGTCACTTGTTGTCATGACCCATCTCGGACGTCCCAAGGGACAGAAGAACATGGAGTTCAGCCTTGCCCCAGTCGCCCGGCGTTTTGAAGAACTGCTTGGTTCTCCCGTCAAGCTTGCTTCTGATGTCATCGGCTCTCAGGTGAAGGAAGATGTCGCTTCCCTTAAGCCCGGAGAAGTCCTGTTGCTTGAGAACGTTCGGTTCTACAAAGAAGAAGAGGCGAACGATCCTGCTTTTGCAAAAGAATTGGCATCATTTGGAGATATCTACGTGAATGATGCTTTCGGCACGGCACACCGCGCCCATGCCTCAACGGAAGGCGTCGCGCATTTTCTTCCCGCCTACGCCGGATACCTCATTGAGAAAGAGGTCCGTTTCATGGCTCCGCTTCTTGAGAATCCTGCGCATCCCTTTGTCGCCATCATCGGCGGCGCCAAGGTTTCATCGAAGATCACCGTCTTGGAATCTTTGCTCAAGACAGTGGATACAATTGTCATTGGCGGTGGCATGGCCTATACCTTCCTTAAGGTACAGGGACGTGAGATCGGGGGCAGTCTGTTTGAGCCGGACTATATCGGAACCGCTGAAAGTTTCCTCAAGAAGGCAGAGGACAAGGGCGTGAAGGTAATCCTTCCCGTCGATTATGTCTGCGCTTCGGAATTTTCCGAGACAGCCGTGCCTGTGTATGTTGATGCGCCGGATGTTCCGGCTGACATGATGTCCTTGGACATCGGTCCCAAGACGACCCAGCTGATCATCGACGCTATTTCCACTGCAAAGAGCGTGGTGTGGAATGGTCCGATGGGTGTATTTGAGTTCGAAGCATTTGCCAAGGGCACTCTGGCAGTGGCCCAGGCTCTTGCGGCCAGTTCCGCAGTGACCGTAGTAGGTGGCGGGGACAGTGTCGCGGCCATCAACAAATTCGGATTGGCAGACAAGATTTCCCATGTATCCACCGGGGGTGGAGCTTCACTTGAGTTCCTTGAAGGCAAGGAACTTCCCGGCATCGTGGCATTGGAGGCAAAATAA
- the tpiA gene encoding triose-phosphate isomerase has product MRRYYIAGNWKMNLTPSEGALYAAELAKAVQKGKPDAKVMIAPAFVAIPAVLEAVKGSPIIVAAQNAADHLSGAYTGEVSLSMLKDLGVGTVILGHSERRAIYGESDALINAKTKLALSEGFEVILCVGETLEEREAGKLEDVLSRQVKIGLGGVSSADMSRVVIAYEPVWAIGTGKTATPDDADNAHAYIRGLINGLYGKDVAEQLIIQYGGSVKADNVKELMAKPNVDGALVGGASLSIDKFLPIIEFGL; this is encoded by the coding sequence ATGAGAAGATACTATATCGCCGGAAACTGGAAGATGAACTTGACTCCTTCAGAAGGAGCGCTTTATGCCGCTGAGCTTGCGAAAGCGGTACAAAAGGGCAAGCCTGACGCGAAGGTCATGATTGCGCCAGCTTTCGTTGCGATTCCGGCTGTCCTTGAGGCTGTGAAGGGGAGTCCGATCATCGTTGCTGCCCAGAATGCCGCTGACCATCTTTCCGGTGCTTATACCGGGGAAGTTTCCCTGTCCATGCTGAAGGATCTGGGAGTCGGGACGGTAATACTGGGACACAGTGAACGCCGCGCAATCTACGGTGAGTCAGATGCTTTGATTAATGCCAAGACTAAACTTGCCTTGTCCGAAGGTTTCGAGGTCATCCTCTGTGTCGGTGAAACTCTGGAAGAAAGAGAGGCCGGAAAGTTGGAAGATGTCCTCTCCCGGCAGGTAAAGATAGGTCTTGGGGGAGTATCTTCCGCTGATATGTCTCGCGTGGTCATTGCTTATGAACCTGTCTGGGCTATCGGTACCGGAAAGACTGCCACTCCTGATGATGCTGACAATGCTCATGCCTATATCCGTGGACTCATCAATGGACTTTATGGTAAAGATGTTGCAGAACAGCTCATAATACAGTATGGTGGTTCGGTAAAGGCAGATAATGTGAAGGAGCTCATGGCCAAGCCTAATGTTGATGGCGCTTTGGTCGGCGGGGCATCACTTTCCATTGATAAGTTCCTGCCTATCATCGAATTCGGTCTCTGA